In one window of Paraflavitalea soli DNA:
- a CDS encoding amidohydrolase family protein yields MRKCFSTLICLVLFSLAMIAQIPASGPYLIKAGKFYDAEKNVFLKDQEILVEGNSIKAVGSKLTIPKGTTVINLSNATVTPGLIDLHTHLLMSQRLEDNLAADVLLHSSEYRVLRAAGYAQSYLQSGFTAIRDLGNSGQYLDLEVAAAIRRGFIPGPRMFTSGPILSAMDGQFYQLPLKEQEKITHLEYRVINGVDDAVLAVKEHVNNQVDVIKMVAFGERMGLTLDEMKAIVKTAHEYGKKVTAHATTDNIITQALAAGVDGIEHGYYITDSTLEKMVRQGVYLVPTDVSLQGGIEREEAMHKKDHDTVELKKMLQPLTDRLTKARQKGVTIGAGSDAYFDLRISRGDDAKQTLAAYFEEGMPAADVLKTATWNAALILGRKNDIGVLRPGAKADIVVFNGDLETNFKKVLFDVRLVIKDGKVVHQ; encoded by the coding sequence ATGAGAAAATGTTTCAGTACCCTTATCTGTCTTGTATTATTCTCCCTGGCGATGATCGCCCAAATACCTGCTTCCGGCCCTTATCTGATCAAAGCGGGCAAGTTTTACGATGCGGAAAAAAATGTATTCCTCAAAGACCAGGAGATATTAGTAGAGGGCAATTCCATCAAAGCAGTCGGCAGTAAGCTCACCATACCCAAGGGAACTACGGTCATCAATTTGTCCAACGCTACGGTAACTCCCGGATTAATTGACCTCCATACACATTTGCTGATGTCGCAAAGGTTGGAAGACAACCTGGCTGCTGATGTATTGCTCCATTCCAGCGAGTACCGGGTGCTCAGGGCAGCAGGTTATGCGCAGTCTTATCTGCAGTCGGGTTTTACGGCTATTCGTGACCTGGGCAATTCGGGACAATACCTTGATCTGGAAGTAGCTGCCGCCATTCGCCGGGGTTTTATACCAGGACCCAGAATGTTCACATCAGGCCCCATCCTGAGCGCCATGGACGGACAGTTTTACCAGTTGCCGTTAAAAGAACAGGAGAAGATCACCCATTTAGAATACCGGGTGATCAATGGGGTGGATGATGCGGTGCTGGCAGTAAAAGAGCACGTGAATAACCAGGTAGATGTGATCAAAATGGTGGCCTTTGGCGAACGCATGGGATTAACGCTGGATGAAATGAAGGCGATCGTAAAAACAGCACACGAATACGGCAAGAAGGTAACGGCCCATGCCACCACGGATAATATTATCACCCAGGCACTGGCTGCTGGTGTAGACGGCATTGAACACGGTTACTATATAACAGACAGCACGCTGGAGAAAATGGTCCGCCAGGGCGTTTACCTGGTACCTACGGATGTGTCTCTGCAAGGAGGCATCGAACGGGAGGAAGCCATGCATAAAAAAGACCACGATACGGTAGAATTAAAGAAAATGTTGCAGCCACTTACTGACCGGCTTACCAAGGCCAGGCAAAAAGGGGTAACGATTGGGGCTGGTTCTGATGCCTATTTCGATCTCCGTATTTCACGCGGCGATGATGCCAAACAAACGCTGGCGGCTTATTTTGAAGAAGGTATGCCGGCAGCAGATGTACTGAAGACAGCCACCTGGAATGCAGCCCTGATCCTGGGCAGAAAAAATGATATCGGCGTACTGCGTCCCGGCGCCAAAGCAGATATTGTCGTATTTAATGGGGACCTCGAAACCAATTTCAAGAAGGTGTTGTTTGATGTTCGCCTGGTGATCAAAGATGGTAAGGTTGTTCACCAATAG
- a CDS encoding ArsR/SmtB family transcription factor — protein sequence MKKDVFQAIADPTRRAILSLIALQAMTPNALAEHFDTSRQAVSKHIKVLTECNLLKQEQSGREIYYHFNPKKMKEVVDWLAQFRQHWETKFNQLDIVLKNLKTK from the coding sequence ATGAAAAAAGACGTATTTCAAGCTATAGCAGACCCCACCCGTAGAGCTATTTTAAGTCTGATCGCCTTACAAGCCATGACGCCGAATGCTTTGGCCGAGCATTTCGACACCAGCCGGCAGGCGGTCTCCAAACACATTAAAGTCCTTACTGAATGCAACCTCCTCAAACAGGAGCAATCAGGCAGGGAAATTTATTATCACTTCAATCCTAAGAAAATGAAAGAAGTAGTTGACTGGCTGGCGCAATTCCGCCAGCATTGGGAAACCAAGTTCAACCAACTGGACATTGTATTAAAAAACTTAAAAACAAAGTAA
- a CDS encoding SRPBCC family protein, whose translation MIANKEPKVTKDLANKKITFVREFDAPLEQVWHAWTEASLLDLWWAPRPWKAITKTMDFSEGGHWLYNMMGPDGTGQFCRVDFKKIVPYKSFATVDSFCSEDGKVNESFPQTDWNIEFIATSEGTTVKIDLTFASEADLQKILEMGFEQGFAMGLSNLDELLAE comes from the coding sequence ATGATCGCAAACAAAGAACCAAAGGTCACCAAAGACCTGGCCAACAAAAAGATCACTTTTGTAAGAGAGTTTGATGCACCATTGGAACAGGTATGGCATGCCTGGACAGAAGCCAGCTTATTGGATCTGTGGTGGGCGCCCAGGCCCTGGAAGGCCATCACCAAAACGATGGACTTCAGCGAAGGTGGACATTGGTTGTACAATATGATGGGACCAGACGGCACCGGGCAATTCTGCCGGGTAGATTTTAAAAAGATCGTTCCTTATAAAAGCTTTGCCACCGTTGATTCCTTTTGTAGTGAAGATGGCAAAGTAAACGAGTCATTCCCCCAGACAGACTGGAACATAGAGTTCATTGCAACCAGTGAAGGAACCACTGTAAAGATTGACCTCACCTTTGCCAGTGAAGCCGATCTCCAAAAGATCCTTGAAATGGGCTTCGAACAAGGCTTTGCCATGGGACTTAGTAACCTGGATGAATTACTCGCTGAATAA
- a CDS encoding carboxypeptidase-like regulatory domain-containing protein, whose amino-acid sequence MKMRTHYIQLMAVIILAFSCDKKASGEDDSGSSTDKVVKGKVTDTQGRPIKGATILIDNTLIYNSYLTGSTGDDGTYRIKLFTGSWQAYAEMNVTYQGKTYKIDLHPDNAQGFGGDGAIRNFQWKLTGDKSVPLTGDYGGTIILDKQFGSSIYDSENIEFTLTPTGPLIDGSTGQVIKMKHGQPSTNNYGKLVDIPIGYYTMTAVYQSSTGNIPIKLRDKEHNRTGAFASSIQLYFEPTTSYGYDMANVEYTEN is encoded by the coding sequence ATGAAAATGCGTACACATTATATCCAACTAATGGCGGTCATTATACTGGCTTTCTCCTGTGACAAAAAAGCGTCAGGAGAGGACGACAGTGGATCATCCACGGACAAAGTGGTCAAAGGAAAAGTTACTGACACGCAGGGCCGACCCATAAAAGGCGCTACCATCCTGATCGACAACACGCTTATCTACAACAGTTACCTGACAGGATCCACAGGGGATGACGGAACCTACCGGATCAAATTGTTTACTGGCAGCTGGCAGGCCTATGCAGAAATGAATGTGACCTACCAAGGTAAAACCTACAAAATAGATCTGCACCCCGATAATGCGCAGGGATTTGGCGGCGATGGCGCCATCCGGAATTTTCAATGGAAGCTGACCGGCGATAAAAGCGTACCGCTCACTGGCGACTATGGAGGAACCATTATCTTAGACAAACAGTTTGGCAGCAGTATTTACGATTCCGAAAATATCGAATTCACGCTCACACCTACTGGTCCACTCATCGACGGTTCAACAGGACAGGTGATAAAAATGAAGCATGGGCAACCCTCCACCAACAACTATGGCAAACTGGTGGATATACCCATCGGCTATTATACTATGACAGCTGTTTACCAGTCTTCGACGGGTAATATTCCTATTAAGCTGCGGGATAAGGAACATAACCGGACAGGGGCTTTTGCCTCCAGCATACAATTATATTTTGAACCCACCACCAGCTACGGTTATGATATGGCTAATGTGGAATACACTGAAAATTAA
- a CDS encoding BT_3987 domain-containing protein, which produces MKRIYFLAMAALSLSMTGCLKDKGFDNNETGLKTNNNERFAAVMNAYETRGINIQAVFTTPAEEQLRVFTLSLTGPASDKDVQVTLAATPSIVTAYNAENQTTYEVLPTAAYDLNTTVTIPAGQSYIEVSLRLKKAAMDPTKTYALGLQIASVSDPNIKIPATSKQALLGILLRNIYDGDYLATGHFEHPTSPRDYVDLEVNLPTIGATSVSKDLGDLGPGTKINITVNPDNTVTIAPGAGTTSTGSNTAAVAAIAGDPVYNNRYDPATHTFWLKYGYPNPATRIVTEKVVMLP; this is translated from the coding sequence ATGAAACGAATATATTTCCTTGCAATGGCCGCCTTGTCGCTTTCGATGACCGGCTGCTTAAAAGATAAAGGCTTTGACAACAATGAAACCGGCCTAAAGACCAACAACAACGAACGCTTTGCTGCTGTAATGAATGCCTATGAGACCAGGGGCATCAATATCCAGGCTGTGTTTACAACTCCGGCCGAAGAGCAGCTGCGCGTTTTTACGCTGTCCCTTACAGGCCCCGCATCCGACAAAGATGTACAGGTAACATTGGCCGCTACACCATCGATCGTCACGGCTTACAATGCAGAAAACCAGACAACCTATGAAGTATTGCCAACTGCCGCTTATGATCTCAATACAACGGTTACCATTCCTGCCGGACAGTCTTATATTGAAGTGTCCCTCAGGCTGAAAAAAGCAGCCATGGACCCTACAAAGACTTACGCATTGGGCTTGCAGATCGCATCGGTAAGTGATCCAAACATTAAGATCCCTGCCACTTCAAAGCAGGCTTTGCTGGGCATTCTGCTCCGGAATATTTACGATGGCGATTACCTCGCCACCGGCCATTTTGAGCACCCTACATCGCCCAGGGATTATGTTGATCTGGAAGTAAATCTCCCTACCATTGGCGCTACCAGCGTTTCCAAAGACCTGGGCGACCTGGGCCCTGGTACAAAGATCAATATCACAGTCAATCCAGATAATACCGTAACGATTGCACCTGGGGCCGGCACTACCAGTACCGGCAGCAATACGGCTGCAGTAGCTGCCATTGCCGGAGACCCGGTGTACAACAACAGATACGATCCGGCCACTCATACCTTTTGGTTGAAATATGGTTACCCCAATCCGGCCACGCGGATCGTCACTGAAAAAGTAGTCATGCTGCCCTAG
- a CDS encoding SusD/RagB family nutrient-binding outer membrane lipoprotein, whose product MKKLIIVFALPALLMTGCGKSFFDINSNPDVPTTTSITPDLILPAAMARTGIITTNNATNNSFATLGAWMGYWAVGTNYGAVTENRYSMTTDFGNPNWVNNYDIIFDYHTMQQKAEASGQDFYAGIAKIMKSLHYQILVDLFSNVPYSKAMDVKKNITPGYDKGEDIYKDLLKQITDGMDLIKNADASKNIGLTTADIMFHGNKTQWARFGNTLKLRLLIHMSQVAGFNPATEIAAITAEGNGFLTAGQTASVNPGYTNDKPNPYWTAYAFALSGNYSQDYRRANNFALNLMKGLNDERHKYFYRPVRGGTFAGQYRGIDFGLNNDPAHIYTETNLSDIGGSPTIAGGTSGLAKSATMDSWVLTAFESYFLQAEAVARGWMTGNAKTLYEEGVRESFRWLGVPNDVATANTYLGNADARIAWPAATADQIKVIIWQKYFAFNGNNHLEAWSDHRRTGVVQPSISIDAGRLTDHVPTRYLYATSEFSYNAANVQKEGTIDPYTATVFWDR is encoded by the coding sequence ATGAAGAAACTGATAATAGTATTTGCATTACCAGCCCTGCTGATGACAGGCTGCGGCAAGAGCTTTTTCGATATCAATAGCAATCCCGATGTGCCTACTACCACCAGCATTACGCCAGATCTGATATTACCGGCGGCAATGGCCCGTACAGGCATCATTACTACTAACAACGCTACCAATAATTCCTTTGCCACCCTGGGCGCCTGGATGGGTTACTGGGCTGTGGGCACCAACTATGGAGCCGTAACAGAAAACCGGTATTCGATGACCACCGATTTTGGCAATCCGAACTGGGTCAACAATTATGATATCATTTTCGACTATCATACCATGCAACAGAAAGCGGAAGCATCGGGCCAGGACTTCTATGCCGGCATTGCAAAGATCATGAAGAGCCTGCACTACCAGATATTGGTAGACCTGTTCAGCAACGTGCCGTATTCGAAGGCCATGGATGTCAAAAAGAATATCACACCGGGCTATGATAAAGGAGAGGATATTTATAAAGACCTGCTGAAACAGATCACTGATGGTATGGACCTGATCAAGAATGCAGATGCCTCCAAGAATATCGGTCTTACGACTGCAGATATCATGTTCCACGGCAATAAAACACAATGGGCAAGGTTTGGCAATACGCTGAAATTGCGCTTATTGATCCACATGAGTCAGGTTGCCGGTTTCAATCCTGCTACCGAGATCGCAGCGATTACTGCCGAAGGCAACGGCTTCCTGACAGCCGGTCAGACAGCTTCGGTGAATCCCGGTTATACCAACGATAAACCCAATCCTTACTGGACGGCATATGCCTTTGCCTTATCGGGCAACTACTCCCAGGATTATCGCCGGGCCAACAATTTTGCGCTAAACCTGATGAAAGGATTGAACGATGAGCGGCACAAATATTTTTACCGCCCTGTACGTGGTGGCACTTTTGCAGGTCAGTACCGTGGTATCGACTTTGGATTGAACAACGATCCGGCGCATATCTATACCGAGACCAATTTATCGGATATAGGTGGCTCTCCTACTATAGCCGGAGGAACATCCGGATTGGCCAAATCGGCCACCATGGACTCCTGGGTACTGACAGCTTTCGAAAGTTACTTTTTGCAGGCAGAAGCTGTCGCCAGGGGATGGATGACCGGCAATGCAAAAACCTTGTATGAAGAAGGTGTAAGGGAATCTTTCCGCTGGCTGGGTGTACCCAACGATGTGGCTACTGCAAATACTTATCTGGGTAATGCTGACGCCAGAATAGCCTGGCCCGCTGCAACGGCCGATCAGATCAAGGTGATCATCTGGCAGAAATATTTTGCCTTCAATGGCAACAACCACCTGGAAGCCTGGAGTGACCACCGCAGGACAGGTGTTGTACAACCTTCTATTTCCATCGATGCAGGTCGCCTGACGGACCATGTGCCCACCCGCTACCTGTATGCGACTTCAGAGTTCAGTTACAATGCAGCCAACGTACAGAAAGAAGGCACCATTGATCCTTACACTGCCACCGTATTCTGGGACCGTTAA
- a CDS encoding SusC/RagA family TonB-linked outer membrane protein — translation MKRILTLVFCLSVLLHVQAQQKTVSGVVRDTKGESVPFATVLEASTKRAVQTDQNGRFSIRVSDGAQLTISSTGYASQTISASESMSVALVSNSNNLNEVVVTALGIRRQPKELGYSVTKVSGDDGTRAKPINIQNGLTGKVSGLNIQTTNNGVFADTRITLRGIRSLTGNNQALLVIDGSPMPLSLINTINPNDVQDVTVLKGNTGAALYGQEGGNGVIIITTRGGSRNKSVISIGTTIQRESLAFLPKLQREFGNGEGENPDGTPRLDPWTNNSYGPRYDGSEVDLGDPLEDGSQKRVRYAAQSKTPVEQFFRPAITFQNDVSLSGGDEKSRYYLSFQDVKVNGLIPKDENRRTTIRLNASREFGKLTTSFRMSYTQGNYNVVNQDRGGANNIYTSLLKTAAHIPISEFEDWRNNPYATADGYYNRFGWNPYMLIDIDRNKGRSDDLVATLEAAYKIMDGLNFTYRLGSNVAYVSNKSVLGAINVSRYTTDLKGIQNARASVADAMGFAYRLNSEAFLTYKKQINRFSVDGLVGYSLIQRKTKELRSRGNNLIIPTLYNVSNRSGEATITQTNTEIRTTALFGKLSFGWDNWAFLELTGRNEWDSRLNLNKNSFFYPGGSLSLLLHEVIPQIKTTPISYLKLRGAWALSGTVNLSPYSLESTFSSGTGFPYGGLAGYSANNTINNPDIKPEFVNGKEVGIELGFNNNKIMLEATAFHQDNTDQIIEVATSSSTGYQSALVNAASFINKGLEFDLRLTPLIEAGKDFRMDLKANYTYSDNEVTSIYEGLTELGTTNLNYAIVGMPAFVLKLNDFSRTPNGKVIVDRVTGLPSTDPVNKAYGRTLPKHLIGINPSFKYKDFSLSIVADYRGGHYVYNSIGTRLVFEGSGALTTKYDRKPFIFPNSAYDDGTGKFVDNTDVLTSGGSATFWTADVFQNTQTPYYTSAASWKLREVSLSYELPTSILQHTRFVKSAVITVSGRNLLMWVPSSNIYTDPEFSNTTGNAQGVNNSFNTPPTRIFGASINLTF, via the coding sequence ATGAAGCGAATTTTGACGTTAGTCTTTTGCCTCTCAGTGCTGCTGCACGTACAAGCGCAGCAGAAAACAGTATCCGGCGTGGTACGGGACACCAAAGGAGAGTCCGTTCCTTTTGCAACCGTTTTGGAAGCCAGCACCAAAAGGGCTGTACAAACTGATCAGAACGGCCGATTCTCTATCCGTGTCAGCGACGGCGCCCAACTCACCATCTCCTCCACCGGCTATGCATCGCAAACCATCTCAGCCAGCGAAAGCATGTCAGTGGCTTTAGTTTCAAACAGCAATAACCTCAACGAGGTAGTAGTCACTGCCCTGGGTATTCGCCGGCAGCCCAAAGAGCTTGGCTATTCTGTCACAAAGGTCAGTGGCGATGATGGCACCAGGGCAAAACCGATCAATATTCAAAATGGATTAACAGGCAAAGTATCAGGTTTGAATATTCAGACCACCAACAACGGGGTATTTGCCGATACGCGGATCACCCTGCGTGGTATCCGCTCGCTCACCGGGAACAACCAGGCCTTGCTGGTAATCGATGGATCGCCCATGCCTTTATCGCTCATCAATACGATCAATCCCAACGATGTGCAGGATGTGACGGTATTGAAAGGCAATACAGGTGCTGCATTATACGGCCAGGAAGGCGGCAACGGTGTGATCATCATTACCACCAGGGGCGGCTCCCGCAATAAGTCTGTCATCTCTATTGGCACCACCATCCAGCGCGAGTCATTAGCCTTTTTACCCAAACTGCAAAGGGAGTTTGGCAATGGGGAAGGCGAAAATCCGGATGGAACACCGAGGCTCGATCCATGGACCAACAACAGCTACGGTCCCCGCTACGATGGCAGTGAAGTAGACCTGGGCGATCCGTTGGAAGACGGCAGCCAGAAAAGAGTACGCTATGCTGCACAAAGCAAAACACCTGTTGAGCAGTTCTTTCGCCCCGCTATCACTTTTCAAAATGATGTGTCTCTTTCCGGTGGGGATGAAAAAAGCCGTTATTATTTAAGCTTTCAGGATGTAAAGGTAAATGGCCTCATCCCCAAGGATGAGAACCGCCGCACGACTATCAGGCTGAATGCCAGCCGTGAGTTTGGCAAACTGACCACCTCATTCAGGATGTCCTATACACAGGGCAATTATAATGTTGTGAACCAGGACAGGGGCGGCGCCAATAATATTTATACCAGTTTGTTAAAGACCGCCGCCCACATACCTATTTCAGAGTTTGAGGACTGGCGCAATAACCCATACGCCACTGCAGATGGTTATTACAACCGCTTTGGCTGGAATCCGTATATGTTGATCGACATCGATCGAAATAAAGGCCGCTCTGATGACCTGGTGGCTACCCTGGAGGCAGCTTACAAAATTATGGATGGCCTCAATTTTACCTACCGCCTGGGTAGTAATGTAGCCTATGTGAGTAATAAAAGTGTGCTGGGCGCCATCAACGTGTCGAGGTATACGACCGATCTGAAGGGCATACAAAATGCCAGGGCCTCTGTGGCCGATGCAATGGGCTTTGCCTATCGCCTCAACTCAGAAGCATTTTTGACGTATAAGAAACAGATCAACCGTTTCTCAGTAGATGGATTGGTGGGTTATTCATTGATCCAGCGCAAGACCAAAGAACTGAGGTCCCGTGGTAATAACCTGATCATTCCTACTTTGTATAATGTGAGCAACCGTTCTGGTGAGGCTACGATCACGCAAACGAACACCGAGATCAGGACGACTGCCTTATTTGGCAAACTTAGCTTTGGATGGGACAACTGGGCCTTTCTGGAACTGACGGGCAGAAACGAATGGGACTCCCGCCTGAACCTCAACAAGAACAGTTTCTTCTATCCAGGTGGAAGTTTGTCCCTGCTCTTGCATGAAGTGATCCCACAAATAAAGACTACCCCGATCTCTTACCTGAAACTGCGTGGCGCCTGGGCCTTATCAGGCACGGTAAACCTTAGTCCTTACTCCCTTGAATCAACCTTCAGTTCCGGTACAGGATTTCCCTATGGCGGTCTGGCTGGTTACTCAGCCAACAATACCATCAACAACCCCGATATCAAGCCTGAGTTTGTGAATGGTAAAGAAGTGGGTATTGAATTAGGCTTTAATAACAATAAGATCATGTTGGAGGCAACTGCTTTCCACCAGGACAATACCGATCAGATCATCGAGGTGGCCACCTCCAGTTCTACCGGTTATCAGTCTGCACTCGTCAATGCAGCCTCTTTCATCAACAAAGGGTTGGAATTTGACCTTCGCCTGACTCCCCTGATCGAGGCAGGCAAGGATTTCCGCATGGACCTTAAAGCCAATTATACGTATTCTGATAATGAAGTAACCAGCATCTATGAGGGCCTTACCGAACTGGGCACCACCAACCTCAACTATGCGATCGTGGGTATGCCGGCATTCGTACTTAAGTTGAATGATTTCAGCAGAACACCAAATGGGAAAGTGATCGTGGACCGGGTAACAGGCTTGCCCAGCACCGATCCTGTTAATAAAGCTTATGGAAGGACACTGCCCAAACATTTAATTGGCATCAATCCAAGTTTCAAGTACAAAGACTTCTCTTTAAGCATTGTGGCTGATTACAGAGGCGGGCACTATGTATACAATAGTATCGGCACACGCCTTGTGTTTGAAGGATCTGGCGCATTGACAACAAAGTATGACAGGAAGCCTTTTATTTTCCCCAATTCAGCCTATGATGATGGTACGGGAAAGTTTGTAGACAATACCGATGTATTGACCAGCGGTGGTTCAGCTACTTTCTGGACGGCCGATGTGTTCCAAAACACGCAAACTCCCTACTACACCAGTGCAGCCTCCTGGAAGTTGCGGGAAGTATCCCTATCCTATGAGCTGCCCACTTCCATTTTACAGCATACCCGTTTTGTAAAAAGTGCTGTAATCACCGTGAGTGGCCGCAACCTGCTGATGTGGGTACCTTCCTCCAATATCTATACCGATCCGGAATTCAGCAATACAACAGGTAATGCGCAAGGGGTCAACAACTCTTTCAACACACCGCCTACCCGCATTTTTGGCGCTTCCATTAACCTTACTTTTTAA
- a CDS encoding cytochrome P460 family protein encodes MRNTVCSGLAALLLLGSFTFVSPTQDPEVPYPEGYRMWTHIKTGLIGPANPGFRFNGGYHHIYANATAMQGYNTGYFPKGSVLVFDVLDAKEQNGNTTEAGRNHVDVMVRDSVKYASTGGWGYEEFKGDSHTERLLTTAVKGQCFNCHAQQSDHVFSEFRK; translated from the coding sequence ATGAGAAATACTGTTTGCTCTGGTTTAGCTGCACTGCTTTTGCTGGGCAGCTTTACTTTTGTATCCCCCACCCAGGACCCCGAAGTGCCTTACCCGGAAGGATATCGTATGTGGACGCATATTAAAACCGGATTGATCGGCCCCGCCAACCCCGGTTTCCGGTTTAATGGTGGTTACCATCATATTTATGCCAATGCCACGGCCATGCAGGGTTATAACACGGGTTATTTTCCCAAGGGATCGGTACTGGTGTTTGATGTGCTGGATGCCAAAGAGCAGAATGGCAATACCACGGAAGCTGGCCGTAATCATGTGGATGTGATGGTAAGGGACAGTGTAAAATATGCCAGCACCGGCGGATGGGGCTATGAAGAATTTAAAGGCGATAGTCATACCGAGCGGCTGTTAACCACGGCAGTGAAGGGCCAGTGTTTTAACTGTCACGCCCAACAATCGGATCATGTTTTTAGCGAGTTTAGAAAATAA